A DNA window from Oceanibaculum indicum P24 contains the following coding sequences:
- a CDS encoding VOC family protein has translation MHRSRLGGFIIDCLGEDLDGAAEFWSQALGLPRRRDKATEDAGYIKLEMPSGEMDIEVQRVDHPSRVHLDIEADDIPAEVARLEKLGARKIAEIKGWVVMAAPTGHRFCVVRAQSKDFDKNANSWE, from the coding sequence ATGCACCGCAGCAGGCTTGGCGGCTTCATCATCGACTGCCTCGGCGAGGATCTCGACGGGGCGGCCGAATTCTGGAGCCAGGCGCTCGGCCTGCCGCGGCGGCGGGACAAGGCCACTGAGGATGCCGGCTATATCAAGCTGGAGATGCCGTCAGGGGAAATGGATATCGAGGTGCAGAGGGTCGATCACCCGAGCCGCGTGCATCTCGACATCGAAGCCGACGATATCCCGGCGGAGGTTGCCCGGCTGGAAAAGCTGGGCGCCAGGAAGATCGCCGAGATCAAGGGCTGGGTTGTGATGGCCGCGCCGACGGGCCACCGCTTCTGCGTGGTCAGGGCGCAGAGCAAAGACTTCGACAAAAATGCCAATAGCTGGGAATAG